The proteins below are encoded in one region of Segatella copri:
- a CDS encoding L-cysteine desulfidase family protein — protein sequence MLEKSKRERIIALVNKEVVPAIGCTEPMAVALCTAKAATTLGKRPERIEVLLSPNMLKNAMGVGIPGTGMIGLPIAVSLGALIGKPEYQLEVLKDLTPDSLEQGKQYIKDADINIKLKQGDVDKLYIEIICHAGEDRATAIISGSHTHFVYVERNGEVVLDKRGGTVGDEADDDIQLNFPMVYEFATTAPLDEISFILKTRDYNMKAAELSIKGNYGHCLGKTMDRPLSHGIFGDNIFSHIISRTASACDARMGGAMIPVMSNSGSGNQGICATNPVVVYALENENTEEEMIRALMLSHLTAIYIKQSLGKLSALCGCVVASTGSSCGITYLMGGDYTRICNSVKNMVANLTGMICDGAKPSCALKISSGVSTALLSALLSMEGKCVTSAEGIVDDDVDKCIHNLTSIGADAMRATDEMVLDIMTHK from the coding sequence ATGTTAGAGAAAAGTAAGCGTGAGCGCATCATTGCGCTCGTTAATAAAGAGGTGGTTCCTGCCATCGGCTGTACCGAACCGATGGCTGTGGCACTATGTACAGCCAAGGCTGCTACTACATTGGGCAAGCGCCCTGAACGTATTGAAGTTCTTCTGAGTCCTAATATGCTCAAGAATGCGATGGGTGTCGGCATTCCTGGCACGGGTATGATCGGCTTGCCTATCGCCGTATCGCTGGGTGCGCTCATCGGAAAGCCTGAATATCAGCTGGAAGTGTTGAAAGATCTTACTCCCGACAGTCTGGAGCAGGGCAAACAATATATCAAGGATGCGGATATCAACATCAAACTGAAGCAGGGTGATGTGGATAAACTCTATATCGAAATCATCTGTCATGCCGGTGAAGACCGGGCTACGGCAATTATCTCCGGTTCACATACCCATTTTGTGTATGTTGAGCGTAATGGCGAGGTGGTGCTAGATAAGCGTGGCGGTACTGTGGGCGATGAGGCTGATGACGACATCCAACTCAATTTCCCGATGGTTTACGAGTTTGCAACAACAGCTCCGCTCGATGAGATTTCTTTCATTCTCAAGACCAGAGACTATAATATGAAGGCTGCCGAGTTGAGTATCAAAGGCAACTATGGCCACTGTTTGGGCAAGACGATGGACCGTCCGTTGAGTCATGGTATCTTCGGCGATAATATTTTCTCGCATATCATCTCCCGCACCGCTTCAGCCTGTGATGCCCGTATGGGTGGTGCCATGATTCCGGTGATGAGTAACAGCGGCAGCGGCAACCAGGGTATCTGTGCAACGAATCCTGTGGTGGTTTATGCGCTGGAGAACGAGAATACCGAGGAGGAAATGATTCGTGCCCTGATGCTCAGTCATCTGACTGCCATCTATATCAAGCAGAGCTTAGGCAAGCTTTCAGCTCTTTGCGGTTGTGTGGTAGCCAGTACGGGCAGCAGTTGCGGCATTACCTATCTGATGGGTGGCGATTATACCCGCATCTGCAATTCTGTCAAGAATATGGTAGCCAATCTCACCGGTATGATTTGTGACGGAGCGAAACCAAGTTGTGCCCTGAAGATTTCATCAGGTGTCAGCACCGCTCTTCTTTCCGCCCTCCTTTCTATGGAAGGCAAGTGTGTCACCTCTGCCGAGGGTATCGTAGATGATGATGTGGATAAGTGCATCCACAACCTCACTAGCATTGGTGCCGATGCGATGCGAGCTACCGATGAAATGGTGCTCGATATCATGACGCATAAATAA
- a CDS encoding TlpA family protein disulfide reductase, which produces MMFKKTIFSLALVLISVMSAHAQNADECIIDAILNGVPDGTEMEAVLAATHRNEKPLAKGVVKGGKLTLTIPVTEARFIGVGPRNGVFTFSLMTKGGEKVQVSLDAKPINDGVTTGFNTSNVKISGSAMNDEYQTKIGSVRDMLDKMYKDINDKHKKLIAEQSKAYQAKDKAKMKALEDSDERKEMATEQKNFFDTVESSYGKLYSDNKDSWWGPFAMLCTLNYFTKENSKEWNSFSETAKNSFYGKLLNEQINPKGLTGETLPQFELQQVDGSKVSMASCVKGKKYYLVDFWASWCGPCRKEIPNLKKLYELYKGKGLEIVSVSIDKNETAWKKALAEEKLSWPNGLDRAGIADSYKVKFIPAIFLVDGTTGKCIAENIRGTELAAKLAELFSKKDI; this is translated from the coding sequence ATGATGTTTAAAAAAACAATTTTCTCATTGGCATTGGTGCTCATCTCAGTGATGAGTGCTCATGCTCAGAATGCAGACGAGTGTATCATTGATGCAATCTTGAATGGTGTGCCTGATGGTACGGAAATGGAAGCTGTCCTGGCTGCTACTCATCGTAACGAGAAACCTCTCGCTAAAGGTGTGGTAAAGGGTGGAAAACTTACTTTAACCATCCCTGTTACAGAGGCTCGTTTTATCGGTGTCGGTCCAAGAAACGGTGTTTTCACTTTTAGTCTGATGACCAAAGGTGGCGAAAAAGTACAGGTGTCTCTCGATGCCAAACCCATCAATGATGGGGTAACCACTGGTTTTAATACCAGCAATGTCAAGATTTCCGGCAGTGCTATGAACGATGAATATCAGACAAAAATCGGTTCAGTGAGGGATATGCTTGATAAGATGTATAAGGATATAAACGATAAGCATAAAAAATTGATTGCAGAACAGAGCAAGGCTTACCAGGCAAAGGATAAAGCTAAGATGAAAGCTTTGGAAGATAGTGACGAGAGAAAAGAGATGGCTACCGAACAGAAGAATTTCTTTGACACGGTGGAGTCTTCTTATGGAAAGTTGTATTCAGACAACAAGGATTCCTGGTGGGGACCTTTCGCCATGCTTTGTACCTTGAACTATTTCACCAAGGAAAACTCCAAGGAATGGAATTCGTTCTCAGAAACTGCTAAGAATAGCTTCTATGGAAAGTTGCTCAACGAGCAGATTAATCCAAAGGGACTTACAGGTGAGACTTTGCCTCAGTTCGAACTCCAGCAAGTTGATGGTTCTAAGGTGAGCATGGCTTCTTGTGTAAAGGGAAAGAAGTATTATCTGGTTGATTTCTGGGCTTCATGGTGTGGACCTTGCCGCAAGGAAATTCCTAACCTCAAAAAACTTTATGAACTGTATAAAGGAAAGGGACTGGAAATAGTAAGTGTTTCTATCGATAAGAATGAAACTGCTTGGAAGAAAGCGCTTGCTGAGGAGAAACTTTCTTGGCCTAACGGACTTGACCGTGCCGGTATAGCTGATTCTTATAAGGTAAAGTTCATTCCTGCCATCTTCCTGGTAGATGGTACTACAGGTAAGTGTATTGCTGAGAATATCCGTGGTACGGAATTGGCTGCAAAGTTGGCTGAACTATTCTCGAAAAAAGATATTTAG
- a CDS encoding SusC/RagA family TonB-linked outer membrane protein produces the protein MKEVRCVFMFAVLTLWMALPVGAQNAKRGITMSLVNESLASALRKVQQKSDYKVSFVIEDVKPYTTTVHLKNASASTAVKQILQGKPFTYSVSGKFITVKKVLQHKTAAEATDNGAAIRPLSGTITDEDGEPMIGASVVVLGSPYGTVTNTDGIFEFYIPKECHEVTVSYVGMNDQKVKVAGRDHVKIVMSENKTILGEVVVTGYQTISKERATGAFTKVTADELKDKRLGNLSTVLAGEVAGYNDGMIRGVTTMNASASPLYVIDGFPVEKTKLTGNGTGDITEEIPDLNMDDIESITVLKDAAAASIYGARAANGVIVITTKKSAAKGKTNVSFNASLTWHPYSYYTDYLANSSLVIDLEKEWAAQNPNLAGNGAKVYAQNMLDQKIYTSAGICNILNYYAGNISESEMNAKLTDLAGKGYNYYDQMKKYAKRDPLYQQYNMNIVNNSVNNLFKASVTYKYNTLEDKYSNNQSLGINLANTSYFTKWLSLDLGAYLKVGEDQTQNYNVLSPGYSVLPYDNLVNADGSCYTKPMSERYDASTLAIYQKYGLYNMDITPLAELDRQITTNKELALRTFARLNVQILPCLKYAASFQYERASYRGENWADKASAQVRGVVNGYATNNGDGSVNYVIPYGDILVRSDQYTSAYNFRQQLSFDQTFKDVHSVTAILGTETIQNKQELHRDKLFNYDSQMLTSSMVNNAGLLKGIAGVLGYKSMTATDLSASYENVNRYVSVYGNAAYTYDDRYSLTGSLRWDRSNLWGTSSKFQNKPIWSVGASWIISKEKFFHADWVNYLKLRVSDGIAGNVSKNSAPYMVASYNNNGHVGGTQGYVQSRANPMLSWEKTNTFNIGIDFSLFKNRLNGTVEYYDKKGTDLLASSMGVPTEGWGYSTYTINNGEMYNRGVEISLSGEVLRTRDFSWRANMTYAYNKNEVTYVNVKAPVYILQLDYPSAYPIIGNEYNAIYGYKWAGLSEEGLPQVYNENGEKVTNQPTTLDAISYMGTTTPKYSGSFGTSISYKDFDFSMQFLFAGGHKMRNANPAFLTCSYSSVGYISNIAGASAGLANRWQKPGDEAYTNVPKAVFAESGLSASSLYSTYFYSDINILDASYIRLNNISLAYHLPKSLCRSLYMQSARVQANVENPFFWAKTKQAKYQLGGYNATNYVLGIYLNF, from the coding sequence ATGAAAGAAGTAAGATGTGTATTCATGTTTGCTGTCCTGACTTTATGGATGGCATTACCTGTAGGAGCACAGAATGCAAAGAGAGGCATCACGATGTCGCTCGTTAATGAGTCTTTGGCTTCTGCATTGAGAAAAGTACAGCAGAAGTCGGATTATAAGGTGAGTTTTGTGATAGAGGACGTAAAGCCCTATACCACAACGGTTCATCTGAAGAATGCTTCTGCCTCAACTGCCGTAAAGCAGATTTTACAGGGTAAACCTTTCACTTACTCAGTAAGTGGTAAGTTTATTACCGTCAAGAAGGTTTTGCAACATAAAACTGCAGCTGAAGCTACAGATAATGGAGCTGCCATCCGCCCCCTCTCAGGAACAATTACCGATGAGGATGGAGAACCTATGATTGGCGCTTCTGTTGTAGTGCTTGGCAGTCCTTATGGAACCGTGACTAATACGGATGGTATTTTTGAGTTTTATATTCCTAAAGAATGTCATGAGGTTACGGTTTCGTATGTCGGTATGAATGACCAGAAGGTAAAGGTGGCTGGTAGGGATCATGTGAAGATTGTGATGTCTGAAAATAAGACCATACTTGGTGAAGTGGTTGTAACGGGTTATCAGACTATCTCTAAGGAGCGTGCAACCGGTGCTTTTACCAAGGTAACAGCTGATGAACTGAAAGACAAGAGGTTGGGTAATCTCTCTACTGTGCTGGCTGGCGAGGTTGCCGGATATAATGACGGCATGATTCGTGGCGTAACCACGATGAATGCCTCTGCTTCTCCTCTCTATGTCATTGATGGCTTTCCAGTAGAGAAAACTAAGTTGACCGGCAATGGAACTGGTGATATTACCGAGGAAATCCCTGATTTGAATATGGATGATATTGAGAGTATTACTGTTCTTAAAGATGCTGCAGCTGCTTCCATCTATGGTGCTCGTGCTGCCAATGGTGTCATTGTCATCACTACCAAGAAATCGGCAGCTAAGGGTAAGACCAATGTCTCTTTCAATGCTTCTCTTACCTGGCATCCTTATTCTTATTATACAGATTATCTCGCCAATTCTTCTCTTGTTATTGACTTGGAGAAGGAGTGGGCTGCGCAGAATCCGAATCTTGCAGGCAATGGAGCTAAGGTATACGCTCAGAATATGTTGGATCAGAAAATCTATACGAGCGCGGGTATCTGCAATATCTTGAATTATTATGCAGGCAATATCTCTGAGTCAGAAATGAATGCTAAACTGACTGATTTGGCTGGAAAAGGTTATAACTACTATGACCAGATGAAGAAGTATGCTAAGCGCGATCCGTTGTATCAGCAGTATAATATGAATATTGTAAACAACTCGGTGAATAATCTCTTCAAGGCTTCGGTCACTTATAAGTATAATACCCTCGAAGATAAGTATTCCAATAATCAGAGTTTAGGCATCAACCTTGCCAATACTTCTTATTTCACGAAATGGCTTTCTTTGGATTTAGGTGCTTACCTAAAGGTGGGTGAGGATCAGACACAGAACTACAATGTCCTTTCTCCTGGATATTCTGTTTTGCCATACGATAATTTAGTGAATGCTGATGGCTCTTGTTATACCAAGCCGATGAGTGAGAGATATGATGCAAGTACTTTGGCTATCTATCAGAAGTATGGTCTTTATAATATGGATATCACTCCTTTGGCAGAGCTGGATCGTCAGATTACCACCAATAAGGAGTTGGCTTTACGAACTTTTGCCCGTCTGAATGTACAGATTCTGCCCTGTTTGAAGTATGCTGCTTCCTTCCAGTACGAACGAGCTTCATATCGTGGTGAAAACTGGGCTGATAAAGCTTCTGCGCAGGTTCGGGGTGTGGTAAACGGGTATGCAACCAATAATGGTGATGGCTCTGTCAATTATGTGATTCCTTATGGGGATATCTTGGTTCGTTCAGACCAATATACCTCTGCTTATAACTTCCGTCAGCAGTTGAGTTTTGATCAGACTTTCAAGGATGTTCACAGCGTAACTGCAATTCTGGGCACGGAAACCATCCAGAACAAGCAGGAATTGCATCGAGACAAACTGTTTAACTATGATTCTCAGATGTTAACATCCAGTATGGTGAATAATGCTGGTTTGTTGAAAGGTATAGCGGGTGTGCTGGGATATAAATCTATGACCGCGACTGATTTGTCTGCTTCTTATGAAAATGTAAACCGTTATGTTTCGGTATATGGTAATGCTGCTTATACTTACGATGACCGTTATAGCTTGACTGGTAGTTTACGATGGGACCGCTCTAATCTCTGGGGAACCAGTTCGAAGTTCCAGAACAAGCCTATCTGGTCGGTAGGTGCCAGTTGGATTATCAGTAAGGAGAAGTTCTTCCACGCAGATTGGGTCAATTATTTGAAACTCCGTGTTTCTGATGGTATTGCCGGTAACGTATCTAAGAATTCTGCCCCTTATATGGTGGCAAGCTATAATAATAACGGGCATGTGGGAGGTACACAGGGATATGTGCAGTCGCGTGCCAATCCGATGCTGAGCTGGGAGAAAACCAATACCTTTAATATAGGTATAGATTTCTCGCTCTTTAAGAACCGACTCAATGGTACTGTAGAGTATTACGACAAGAAGGGTACCGACCTCCTGGCTTCTTCCATGGGTGTACCTACTGAAGGTTGGGGCTACAGCACCTATACCATCAACAATGGCGAGATGTACAATCGTGGTGTAGAAATTTCCCTGAGTGGTGAGGTTCTGCGTACCAGGGATTTCTCATGGAGAGCCAATATGACTTATGCTTATAATAAGAATGAGGTGACTTATGTAAATGTAAAGGCGCCGGTTTATATTCTTCAGTTGGATTACCCTTCGGCTTATCCTATTATCGGCAACGAATATAATGCAATCTATGGCTATAAGTGGGCTGGATTGAGTGAAGAAGGATTGCCACAGGTGTATAACGAGAATGGTGAGAAGGTAACTAATCAGCCAACGACATTGGATGCCATCTCTTACATGGGTACTACCACTCCTAAGTATAGTGGATCTTTCGGAACCAGTATCAGCTACAAGGATTTCGATTTCAGTATGCAGTTCCTTTTTGCGGGTGGGCATAAGATGCGCAATGCCAATCCTGCTTTCCTCACTTGCAGTTATTCCAGCGTAGGATATATCTCCAATATTGCGGGAGCTAGTGCCGGACTTGCTAATCGTTGGCAGAAACCAGGTGATGAGGCTTATACCAATGTGCCAAAGGCTGTTTTTGCCGAAAGTGGTTTGTCAGCATCTTCTTTGTATAGTACTTATTTTTATTCTGATATCAATATCCTTGATGCCAGTTATATTCGTCTGAACAACATTTCTCTGGCTTATCATTTGCCAAAGTCGCTGTGCCGTTCGCTCTATATGCAGAGTGCCCGTGTTCAGGCTAATGTGGAGAATCCGTTCTTCTGGGCAAAGACCAAACAGGCTAAGTACCAGCTGGGTGGTTATAATGCCACCAACTATGTGTTAGGCATTTATCTCAACTTTTAA
- a CDS encoding FecR family protein — MMKQTDIFNDESLQNDIQDLVAIEQAMIRKTYPLPNLDKELEKIVGKENSDAEEPVKHQYPMMRMLMSALMGAAAMLAIVFVWQWVNSRQTIDGATGNRITQNVSSEQDMTMLQTADGEMITLTLADGTEVKLNSNSKITYPHCFKGAERMVHLEGEAFFKVRHDSKRPFVVDAGGVLTKDLGTSFNIKAYQGSDCKVTLVEGKVEVLAKNSQHKPVTLNPGQQYSLSAKETVSGQIINVNTDETTAWADGVLYYHDQTLEYILDNLAAYYQSKVVFRNPAVKTKHLDFSADKSGSIEDAIGLLNNLGVAKVSFKENTIYIE; from the coding sequence ATGATGAAGCAAACAGATATTTTTAATGATGAGAGTTTACAGAATGACATCCAAGACTTGGTTGCCATAGAACAGGCTATGATACGCAAAACATATCCTCTGCCAAACCTTGACAAGGAGTTGGAGAAGATAGTAGGCAAAGAAAATTCGGATGCCGAAGAGCCTGTGAAACATCAATATCCGATGATGAGAATGCTGATGAGTGCTCTGATGGGCGCTGCTGCTATGTTGGCGATAGTTTTTGTATGGCAGTGGGTGAACTCCAGGCAGACTATTGATGGAGCTACCGGAAATCGGATAACGCAAAATGTATCTTCTGAACAAGATATGACAATGCTTCAGACTGCAGATGGTGAGATGATTACTCTGACACTGGCTGATGGCACTGAAGTAAAGCTCAATAGTAATAGTAAGATTACTTATCCCCACTGCTTTAAGGGAGCAGAGCGTATGGTGCATCTTGAAGGAGAGGCATTCTTCAAGGTAAGGCACGACAGTAAGCGTCCTTTTGTGGTGGATGCAGGTGGTGTCTTGACCAAGGACTTGGGTACTTCTTTTAATATCAAGGCTTATCAGGGTAGTGACTGTAAAGTGACTTTGGTTGAGGGAAAGGTGGAAGTCCTGGCAAAGAACAGTCAGCATAAACCTGTGACATTGAATCCGGGACAGCAATATTCCTTAAGTGCAAAGGAGACTGTTTCTGGGCAGATAATTAATGTAAATACGGATGAAACTACCGCATGGGCAGATGGTGTGCTCTATTATCACGACCAGACTTTGGAATACATCTTGGATAATCTTGCAGCATATTATCAGAGTAAGGTGGTATTTAGAAATCCTGCAGTCAAAACCAAGCATCTCGATTTCTCCGCAGATAAGAGTGGCAGTATAGAGGATGCTATAGGACTCTTGAATAATCTGGGAGTTGCAAAGGTTAGTTTTAAGGAAAATACTATATATATAGAATAA
- a CDS encoding RagB/SusD family nutrient uptake outer membrane protein has translation MKKMKQKLVYMVLLLGMVMGLASCDNYLNIEPKGKRIPKSLADYEAFLRYEYGTHRMPVLQTCYLLNDEYLTNSYASYYPMYKANYNWEEETDRAYWNSADESTYYVAYGTINTCNLILEDVPNTTEGTEKEKAEVMAYARVLRAMNYFNLANYYADTYEPSNAASKLSVPLITSSLQDAPYHQATIQEIYEFILNDLNTSVADLPDMGTTLLHPGKGAAYAMLARTYLQMMNYEKALEFADKALAINDKLVDWVGFYNDNKGVIGQEGVYPSLKTPLGFDSQDCYNFNYADNSSNSASAIFKIPVNRAAGFEEGDAYFLSNWKQRTMGAETYYQGLTNGYINLAGMRTVEQYLIKAECLARKNQLTDAMDVLNEVRKTYILPEKYQPLSASSVAEAIRYIRQAKDNQLIFSIVPFGDARRLNAEGTYARTLTKEIDGKQISLAPSSHLWTFPFPKGAIDNPGNGSFVQNVEK, from the coding sequence ATGAAGAAAATGAAACAGAAATTAGTATATATGGTGTTGTTGCTGGGCATGGTTATGGGACTTGCCTCTTGCGATAACTATCTCAATATAGAACCAAAGGGCAAACGCATCCCTAAGTCGCTCGCCGACTATGAGGCTTTTCTCCGTTACGAGTATGGTACTCATCGCATGCCGGTTTTGCAAACGTGCTATTTGCTTAATGATGAATATCTCACCAATTCGTATGCCAGTTATTATCCGATGTATAAGGCTAACTACAATTGGGAGGAGGAAACCGATCGTGCCTATTGGAACTCTGCAGATGAGAGTACTTATTATGTGGCTTATGGCACTATCAATACCTGCAATCTGATATTGGAAGATGTGCCTAATACAACAGAAGGTACTGAGAAAGAAAAGGCTGAGGTGATGGCATATGCCAGAGTGTTGCGTGCGATGAACTATTTCAATCTCGCTAATTATTATGCTGATACCTACGAGCCTTCAAATGCTGCCAGTAAGTTGAGTGTGCCTCTGATTACAAGCAGTCTTCAGGATGCTCCTTATCATCAGGCCACCATTCAGGAAATCTATGAATTCATTTTGAATGATTTGAACACGTCGGTAGCTGATCTTCCAGATATGGGTACCACGCTCCTCCATCCGGGCAAGGGAGCTGCCTATGCTATGTTGGCACGTACCTATCTTCAGATGATGAACTATGAAAAGGCGTTGGAGTTTGCTGATAAGGCTCTTGCCATTAATGATAAGTTGGTTGATTGGGTTGGATTCTATAATGATAATAAGGGTGTGATAGGCCAAGAGGGTGTTTATCCTTCTTTGAAAACGCCATTGGGATTTGATAGCCAGGACTGTTATAATTTCAATTATGCCGATAATAGTTCCAACTCTGCATCTGCGATATTCAAGATACCGGTAAATCGTGCTGCCGGATTCGAAGAGGGAGATGCTTATTTCTTGAGCAATTGGAAACAAAGAACGATGGGTGCAGAAACTTATTATCAGGGGTTGACCAATGGCTATATCAATCTTGCTGGTATGAGAACCGTGGAGCAGTATCTTATCAAGGCTGAATGCTTGGCTCGTAAGAATCAGTTGACAGATGCTATGGATGTGCTCAATGAGGTGCGTAAGACATATATCCTTCCAGAGAAATATCAGCCACTATCGGCGTCCTCTGTGGCAGAAGCTATCCGGTATATACGTCAAGCTAAGGATAATCAACTTATCTTCTCTATCGTGCCGTTTGGCGATGCTCGTCGCTTAAATGCTGAAGGTACCTATGCCCGCACGCTGACAAAAGAGATAGATGGCAAGCAGATAAGTCTTGCTCCATCCTCTCATCTCTGGACCTTCCCATTCCCTAAGGGAGCCATTGATAATCCTGGCAACGGAAGTTTCGTACAGAATGTGGAGAAGTAA
- a CDS encoding aminopeptidase C, protein MRKNVLLLGAMMMASMSLMAQTKGGGISQSALQQMEKSQQAGVANKALFNAIANNNIDDLVKNHANEAPVDTHFSIETPSQSIHNQKSSGRCWMFSGFNVLRSNFAVNDKQGRVVEFSQDYLFFYDQLEKANLMLQGVIDLGKKSIEDPQVQFFFKNPLNDGGTFCGVADLASKYGLVPMSAQPETFSSNNTSKMSRLVSSKLREYGLELRKMVAQGKKSAAIQARKNEMLGQVYHMLSLTLGEPVKEFTYAFRDKDGKQVGEAKKYTPKSFYEETVGKDLNGTFLMVMNDPRRPYHKTYEVEYDRHTYDGHNWKYLNLPMEEIAQLAIASLKDGHKMYSSYDVGKQLDRKRGYLALDNFDYASLFNTSFPMNKADRIATFDSGSTHAMTLTAVDLDANGKPVKWKVENSWGADNGFAGCFIMTNDWFNEYMFRLVVNKKYASEQLLKEFDQKPTMLTPDDPLFQLED, encoded by the coding sequence ATGAGAAAAAATGTATTACTTTTGGGAGCCATGATGATGGCTTCCATGTCTCTGATGGCGCAGACCAAGGGTGGCGGCATCAGTCAGTCTGCTCTCCAGCAGATGGAGAAAAGCCAGCAGGCAGGTGTAGCCAACAAGGCACTCTTCAATGCGATTGCCAACAACAACATTGATGACCTTGTGAAGAATCATGCCAACGAGGCCCCGGTTGATACTCATTTCAGCATCGAGACTCCTTCGCAGAGCATTCACAACCAGAAGAGTTCGGGCCGTTGCTGGATGTTCAGCGGTTTTAACGTGCTCCGTTCTAACTTTGCTGTCAATGACAAGCAGGGTAGAGTGGTGGAGTTTTCTCAGGATTACCTCTTCTTCTATGATCAGCTGGAGAAGGCTAACCTGATGCTTCAGGGGGTTATCGACCTTGGCAAGAAGAGCATCGAGGATCCTCAGGTGCAGTTCTTCTTCAAGAATCCGCTCAATGATGGTGGTACTTTCTGTGGTGTTGCCGATTTGGCAAGCAAGTATGGTCTCGTACCAATGAGCGCCCAGCCTGAGACCTTCTCAAGCAATAATACTTCCAAGATGAGCCGTCTCGTAAGCAGCAAGCTCCGCGAGTATGGTCTGGAACTCCGCAAGATGGTGGCTCAGGGCAAGAAGTCGGCAGCTATCCAGGCTCGCAAGAACGAGATGCTCGGTCAGGTTTATCACATGCTGAGTCTTACTCTCGGCGAACCGGTAAAGGAATTTACCTATGCTTTCCGCGACAAGGACGGCAAGCAGGTTGGCGAGGCGAAGAAGTATACTCCTAAGAGTTTCTATGAGGAAACCGTAGGCAAGGACCTGAACGGTACCTTCCTGATGGTGATGAACGATCCACGCCGTCCTTACCACAAGACATACGAGGTAGAGTACGACCGCCATACTTATGATGGTCATAACTGGAAGTATCTGAACCTGCCTATGGAGGAGATTGCCCAGCTCGCCATCGCCTCTCTGAAGGATGGTCATAAGATGTATTCAAGCTATGATGTGGGCAAGCAGCTTGATAGAAAGCGCGGCTATCTGGCTCTCGACAACTTCGATTACGCCAGCCTCTTCAATACATCATTCCCAATGAACAAGGCTGACCGCATCGCTACTTTCGATAGTGGTTCTACTCATGCCATGACGCTGACAGCTGTAGATCTCGACGCCAATGGCAAGCCTGTAAAATGGAAGGTGGAGAACAGTTGGGGTGCCGACAATGGTTTTGCCGGTTGCTTCATCATGACCAACGATTGGTTCAACGAGTACATGTTCCGCCTGGTAGTAAACAAGAAGTATGCTTCTGAGCAGCTCTTGAAGGAATTCGACCAGAAGCCAACCATGCTGACTCCAGATGATCCTCTGTTCCAGTTGGAAGACTAA
- a CDS encoding RNA polymerase sigma-70 factor produces the protein MNKREVFGHFFKSYYGRLYYYALQLLKDEEASRDIVSGVFAHVWENFDSYDMQTLPAFLLKTVKNKCLDYLRHTAVHAQYADYYLHAVDQCYEDNDIQKERQRQVEEMLDLLPDTTRHVLEECYLNHKKYREVADEMNVCQETVKRHIIKALKLLREHYHQIKT, from the coding sequence ATGAATAAGCGGGAAGTTTTTGGGCATTTTTTCAAATCATATTATGGTCGATTATATTATTATGCGCTGCAACTCCTGAAAGATGAGGAGGCAAGCCGAGATATCGTGAGTGGCGTTTTTGCTCACGTATGGGAGAATTTCGACTCCTATGACATGCAAACCTTGCCAGCCTTCTTGCTTAAAACCGTGAAAAATAAGTGTTTAGACTATCTTCGGCATACAGCTGTTCATGCACAATATGCCGATTACTATCTTCATGCTGTAGATCAATGCTATGAAGATAATGATATCCAGAAAGAACGTCAGCGGCAAGTAGAAGAAATGTTGGATTTGTTACCGGATACTACTCGTCATGTTTTGGAAGAATGTTATCTTAACCATAAGAAATATCGGGAAGTGGCAGATGAGATGAATGTCTGTCAGGAAACGGTCAAGCGCCATATCATAAAGGCCTTGAAACTGTTAAGAGAACATTATCATCAAATAAAAACTTGA